From the Solanum pennellii chromosome 4, SPENNV200 genome, one window contains:
- the LOC107017922 gene encoding amino acid permease 6: LQDTLKSSPPESKVMKRASLAGVSTTTLFYVLCGTIGYAAFGNNAPGNFLTGFGFYEPFWLIDFANVCIAVHLIGAYQVFCQPLYGFVEARCSERWPDSKFITSEYAMQVPCCGTYNLNLFRLVWRTTYVIVTAVIAMIFPFFNDFLGLIGAASFYPLTVYFPIEMHIAQRKIPKYSFTWVWLKILSWTCLIVSLVAAAGSIQGLATDVKGYKPFSNHQ; the protein is encoded by the exons TTACAGGACACACTGAAATCATCACCACCAGAAAGCAAGGTAATGAAAAGAGCCTCACTAGCTGGAGTTTCCACCACAACCTTATTCTATGTACTTTGTGGTACCATTGGCTATGCAGCCTTTGGAAACAATGCTCCAGGAAATTTTCTTACTGGATTTGGTTTCTATGAACCTTTTTGGCTAATTGACTTTGCCAACGTCTGCATCGCTGTCCACCTTATCGGAGCTTATCAG GTTTTCTGCCAACCATTATATGGATTTGTGGAGGCTCGTTGCAGCGAACGATGGCCAGACAGCAAATTCATCACCTCAGAATACGCGATGCAAGTTCCATGCTGTGGAACTTACAACCTCAACTTATTCAGGTTGGTTTGGAGAACAACCTATGTTATAGTGACAGCGGTGATTGCAATGATATTCCCCTTCTTCAACGACTTCTTGGGGCTGATCGGAGCAGCATCGTTCTATCCATTAACCGTTTATTTCCCAATAGAGATGCACATTGCTCAGAGAAAGATACCAAAGTATTCTTTCACATGGGTATGGCTGAAAATATTGAGCTGGACTTGTTTGATCGTATCACTTGTTGCAGCTGCTGGATCGATCCAGGGACTTGCAACTGATGTTAAGGGTTACAAGCCtttctcaaatcatcaataa